ACTCGAGTTCGAAATGTATTACAGCCTGTAATACCCTGCAAAACCGTCCCTTTATCTGCGGTTAGCAGATAAAGTTGGCGGAAAACAAAAAAGACGCCCCGGACTCAGGTCCGGGGCGTCTTTTTTGGGCTTATGACAACCAAGACAACTATGTCGCCTCCACCGTGCCATGCGCCTTACAGTGCGCCTCGTACGCACTCAATAAAACGCTGTATATCGGCCTCATCGTTATAGAGATGCGGTGATACGCGCATACCGTAGCGACGATTGTCGACGCTGATACCGGCATCATTGAGGGCGGCCATCACCGCTGCAGTGCTGTCTCCGAATTGCAAAATGGCAGTACCGCTGCGGCTTTGTGCCTGCAAAGGGCCTGCACCATACTGGTGCAGCTCATTATAAAGCATTGAAACCAAAGCCTGATTATGCGCTCTCACCTTGTCGGCACCCAGGGTCGCAAACCAGCCAATGCTGTGTGCGCCAATCACATAAGGCGCCACAGAGGGGGTCCCACCCCAAAATCGCAGCGCCGACGGATGGTAGCGAAAGTCGTGAATATTGAACTCAAAGGGGTTTTCATGGGAAAACCAACCCACATCCACAGGCTCGCATTCCGCAAGCCTTTCGGGATTCACCCACAGGTAGGCAGCGCCCGGCCCGGAGCAGAGCCACTTCACCGCCGAGCCAATCAGAAAGTCAGGTGCCAGCTGAGCCAGTGATAAGGGCACGGCCCCCGCCGACTGGGCCACATCCACCAGAGTCAAGCTCCCCAGCTCACGACAACGCGGAACCAGCGCTTCCACTGGTGACAAGGCTCCAAGGTTGGAATACGCATGGCTGATAAACACCAGATCCAGTCCCGGGGTTAAATACGCCTCCCAGGCATTGGCATCTGTAATATCGATACCCGCTGGAATGAATTCCAGACGGGCATGGGGCAAGGCCCGCTGCAGCGCAAACCCCATGGACGGGAAGTCTTCCTCGCACATCAGAACGCGCGCGCCCGGCACGTTAAGCCTTGGATGCGATAACACCAA
This portion of the Shewanella amazonensis SB2B genome encodes:
- a CDS encoding aminotransferase class V-fold PLP-dependent enzyme; the protein is MSDHKSAFFLPDGTYLLSHSVGRPLKSAKEGFEQDYWQPWCQSGREPWGDWLSGVEAFRTALGQLFDGNARDFCPQVNLSSALTKLVLSHPRLNVPGARVLMCEEDFPSMGFALQRALPHARLEFIPAGIDITDANAWEAYLTPGLDLVFISHAYSNLGALSPVEALVPRCRELGSLTLVDVAQSAGAVPLSLAQLAPDFLIGSAVKWLCSGPGAAYLWVNPERLAECEPVDVGWFSHENPFEFNIHDFRYHPSALRFWGGTPSVAPYVIGAHSIGWFATLGADKVRAHNQALVSMLYNELHQYGAGPLQAQSRSGTAILQFGDSTAAVMAALNDAGISVDNRRYGMRVSPHLYNDEADIQRFIECVRGAL